Proteins from one Poecile atricapillus isolate bPoeAtr1 chromosome 14, bPoeAtr1.hap1, whole genome shotgun sequence genomic window:
- the CDIP1 gene encoding cell death-inducing p53-target protein 1: MSNDPPPPYPGGPSAPLIEEKHGPPSAPEGVTPVVGQPQGVPIPPPEFGPPPYEPPSQPGFVPPHMPTDGSGPYVPPAGYYPPPGPHPPMGYYPAPGPYPSPGGHTATVLVPPGAATTVTVLQGEIFQGAPVQTVCPHCQQAITTKISYEIGLMSFLLGFFCCFVGCDLCCCLIPCLFDDFKDVTHTCPNCKAYIYTYKRMC, from the exons ATGTCCAACGATCCACCCCCACCCTACCCGGGGGGCCCCTCGGCACCGCTGATAGAAGAGAAGCACGGCCCACCCTCGGCACCAG AGGGTGTCACCCCCGTGGTGGGACAGCCCCAGGGGGTTCCCATCCCCCCTCCTGAGTTCGGACCCCCCCCATATGAGCCCCCCTCGCAGCCGGGGTTTGTGCCCCCCCACATGCCCACGGATGGCTCTGGGCCCTATGTGCCACCAG CAGGATACTACCCACCCCCAGGCCCTCACCCCCCCATGGGCTACTACCCTGCCCCAGGCCCCTACCCCTCTCCTGGTGGCCACACGGCCACAGTGCTCGTCCCACCGGGAGCTGCCACCACAGTCAcagtgctgcagggagagaTCTTCCAGGGTGCCCCGGTGCAGACCGTGTGTCCCCACTGCCAGCAAGCCATCACCACCAAGATCTCCTATGAGATTGGGCTCATGAGCTTCCTTCTTggcttcttctgctgctttgtgGG gtgtgatctctgctgctgcctgatcCCCTGCCTGTTCGATGACTTCAAGGACGTGACACACACGTGTCCCAACTGCAAGGCCTACATCTACACGTACAAGCGCATGTGCTAA
- the HMOX2 gene encoding heme oxygenase 2, with amino-acid sequence MPSALESPEGGEEDILRYDEVEDDSVSPMDLSELLKEGTKESHDRAENTQFVKDFLKGRIKKELFKLATVALYFTYSALEEEMDRNKDNPVFAPLYFPVELHRREALAKDLKYFYGEDWKEKIQCSEATQQYVDRIHHVGQHEPELLVAHAYTRYMGDLSGGQVLKKVAQRALKLPSTEEGIQFYVFDSISNAQQFKQLYRARMNALDLDKNTKERIVEEANKAFRFNMQVFDELDKIGKSLAEEAQDGGFPVHDGKGDIRKCPYYADKLGMASPSCPFHAAVGLARQPLVQLVLAACMAVAAGAAAWYIL; translated from the exons ATGCCATCAGCCCTGGAGAGCCCCGAGGGGGGAGAGGAGGACATCCTGCGCTATGACGAAGTGGAAGATGACTCTGTCAG CCCCATGGATCTTTcggagctgctgaaggaggggacgaAGGAATCGCATGACCGTGCAGAGAACACTCAGTTTGTCAAGGACTTCCTGAAGGGGCGCATCAAGAAGGAGCTCTTCAAG CTGGCCACCGTGGCCCTTTACTTCACCTACTCTGCTCTGGAAGAGGAGATGGATCGTAACAAGGACAACCCAGTCTTTGCTCCTCTGTACTTCCCCGTAGAGCTTCACCGGAGAGAAGCTTTGGCCAAAGACCTCAAATATTTCTATGGGGAAGACTGGAAAGAAAAGATCCAGTGTTCAGAGGCAACTCAGCAATATGTGGACAGAATCCATCATGTGGGACAACatgagccagagctgctggtggctcATGCTTACACACGCTACATGGGGGACCTCTCAGGTGGCCAGGTGCTGAAGAAGGTAGCCCAGAGGGCCCTGAAGTTGCCCAGTACTGAGGAAGGGATCCAGTTCTATGTGTTTGACAGCATTTCCAACGCACAGCAGTTCAAGCAGCTTTACAGAGCAAGAATGAATGCTCTAGACTTGGACAAGAACACCAAGGAAAGGATCGTGGAAGAGGCCAACAAAGCCTTCAGATTTAACATGCAG GTGTTTGATGAGCTGGACAAGATCGGCAAGTCACTGGCAGAAGAAGCCCAAGATGGAGGCTTTCCAGTCCACGATGGAAAAGGAGACATCCGCAAATGCCCTTACTATGCAGACAAACTGG GCATGGCAAGCCCCAGCTGCCCCTTCCACGCTGCTGTGGGCCTGGCCAGgcagcccctggtgcagctggtgctggcagcctgcatggctgtggcagcaggagctgcagcctggtaCATCCTGTGA
- the UBALD1 gene encoding UBA-like domain-containing protein 1 produces MDELKHQVMINQFVLAAGCAADQAKQLLQAAHWQFETALSAFFQETNIPYSHHHQMMCTPANTPATPPNFPDALTMFSRLKASESFNSSSPVASMATSPPPPAPPLPQHGAFNPAWPTASPPGQQQQSMWTPAAPAQPAGWPAAVSQQASAEQKANVTMEAER; encoded by the exons atGGACGAGCTCAAGCACCAGGTGATGATCAACCAGTTCGTGCTGGCGGCCGGATGCGCCGCCGACCAGGccaagcagctgctgcaggcggCCCACTGGCAGTTCGAG aCTGCTCTCAGTGCTTTTTTCCAAGAAACAAACATCCCCTACAGCCACCACCATCAGATG ATGTGCACTCCCGCCAACACGCCGGCCACGCCGCCCAACTTTCCCGACGCCCTCACCATGTTCTCCCGCCTCAAGGCTTCCGAAAGCTTCAACAGCAGTAGCCCCGTGGCCTCCATGGCGACttccccgccgcccccggccccgccgctgccccAGCACGGGGCCTTCAACCCCGCCTGGCCCACGGCTTCGCCGcccgggcagcagcagcagagcatgTGGACTCCGGCCGCGCCGGCGCAGCCCGCGGGCTGGCCCGCCGCCGTCTCCCAGCAGGCCAGCGCAGAACAGAAGGCCAACGTGACCATGGAGGCAGAGAGATGA